Part of the Sphaerochaeta associata genome is shown below.
GATAGGTGGTCTTCAGCCCGCTGCGGGCGTGCATGAAGTAGCCGCCGACTTTCGCCTTTGCCATCTCCCGGATCTGGGCCCTGAGCTCCTCGGGATCGAGTACATCATTCCAGGACCAGAATGGGATGCTTCGGTTTTCTGCTGGGGGATTGGAGAGTCTCTGAGAGATTTGCATACGAACGATTCCTTTTCTTATGATAGATAGAGCGGGTGCCAGATTTTCATACCCCCAAGGCCGCGGTTGTCCCAGGCGTAATAGGGTATGAGCGAGAGTGTAGTCGGTTCAGCCTTGAGACCGGAGGCGTCTTGGTAGAGGCCACCCGTTTCCCAGGTTAGTGATTGATAGGCTACGCCGTCTTCGGTTTGGAGGCAGAGCATGGACTCTCCTCCAATAGTTCGCGTTACCGTAGTAAAGTGTGCATTCTGGCGCAGTCCGAGGCTTGCCCAGTTCACCTGGGGATGGTCGACCTGTTCGCTGCAGTATACCAAGGGGCCGCGCATGACGGCAACTTGGTGGGTGCACTCCTCGATCAAGGGGTGGGCCAAGAGGACTCGAGCCTCCATTGCAAACTCGATGGTGATCACATCGCCTTGCTTCCAACCAGAGCGAAGCGGCAGGTACGTGTCAGCCATTTCAGCAGTAATTGCTTGATTCTGTATACGTCCTTGCCTGACCCAGGAGGGGATGCGGACATATAGGGTGAACGGGGTGCCGTCGGTCTCTGCAATGGTAATCGTAATTGGACCGTCGAAGGGGTAGGCTGTGGTTTGTTCAAGTACCACATGGTTGTTGCCCACCTGAAGAGAGGCTCTGCTTTGGCCGTACATGACGGTATAGATTCCATCTTCAGCCTGTGAATATGCATACTCGCTGCTTTGTGAGAGCACGCGCAGCATGTTGGGAGGGCAGCAGAACGAGGAAAGATACTCACTGCGGCTTCTCTCCCACTTTAGATGGAAGGGAAGCTGTTTCTCTTCCCGGGCAAGGGGGTTGGAGTAGAAGTAGCGCAGGCCGTCTCGGCTGACCGAGGCAAGCACCAGATTGTAGAAGGATTGTTCAATACGGTCGGCGTGGGCTGCCCGAGCATTCAGATGAAGGAGTCTCCAATTGAGAAAGATGTTGCCGATGGACGCACATGTCTCGTTGTATCCGGTAAGATTCGGCAGTTGGTACGGCCTTCCGAAGGCTTGGTGGGTCCGTGCCAGATTGGGGTGGTCGCCGGCATAGCCGGAGGGAGAAACTCCGTCATAAAGGGCGCCGCATCCGCTGTTGATGTACATTTTTGTGTACTCTTCGCTCTCCCAGACCTTCATCAAGGTAGTACGATACGTTTCATCCCCTGTCTCTGCGACCAGGTCGGCAAGCCCGCTGTAGAGGTAGGTTGCCCGCACTGCATGGCCGAGCATCTCGGTATGGTCTGCAAGTTTCAGCCTGTCCTGGTTGTCGTCGGTTCCTCCGACCACTTCATCGCGCAGCCTGATCGCAAGCTCTGCCGTATCCAGGTGTGTCTTGTCTCCGGTAAGGCGATACAGGTCGATGAGAGCCATGTAGTGGGAGGGACAGATGGCTGTCTTGGCCGTATGGGTTTTCTCAGCTTCCTCGAAAAGAGCCTTAAGGCAACGTGCTGCTTTGAGCCCCAAATCCAGAAGGGATCGTTCGCCGGTGGTCCTTGCGTGGACACAAGCCGCAGTGATGAGATGGCCGAGGTTGTAGGCCTCAAAATTGAGGCTGTTGCCAAGCTTCTCTTCGTTTGTTCCCTGCTGGAGTCTTATGGTGTATTGGGTG
Proteins encoded:
- a CDS encoding glycoside hydrolase family 127 protein is translated as MQTEVESSYTALKRPPLHSTHWTGGFWLRQFELCSDTILPNIFHLFDSDAISHCIANFRIAAGRQEGAHQGPPFGDGDFYKWLEAASYVYGVTKNEKLKNQIDEAIELIASVQREDGYIFTQYTIRLQQGTNEEKLGNSLNFEAYNLGHLITAACVHARTTGERSLLDLGLKAARCLKALFEEAEKTHTAKTAICPSHYMALIDLYRLTGDKTHLDTAELAIRLRDEVVGGTDDNQDRLKLADHTEMLGHAVRATYLYSGLADLVAETGDETYRTTLMKVWESEEYTKMYINSGCGALYDGVSPSGYAGDHPNLARTHQAFGRPYQLPNLTGYNETCASIGNIFLNWRLLHLNARAAHADRIEQSFYNLVLASVSRDGLRYFYSNPLAREEKQLPFHLKWERSRSEYLSSFCCPPNMLRVLSQSSEYAYSQAEDGIYTVMYGQSRASLQVGNNHVVLEQTTAYPFDGPITITIAETDGTPFTLYVRIPSWVRQGRIQNQAITAEMADTYLPLRSGWKQGDVITIEFAMEARVLLAHPLIEECTHQVAVMRGPLVYCSEQVDHPQVNWASLGLRQNAHFTTVTRTIGGESMLCLQTEDGVAYQSLTWETGGLYQDASGLKAEPTTLSLIPYYAWDNRGLGGMKIWHPLYLS